The Candidatus Saccharibacteria bacterium region TGCTAGCTCAGCTACTACTATCGAGAAAAGGATTTTGGCAATTAATGCACTTGGACAAGATCCTCAAGATTTTTATGGAATAGACTATCTAGACCGACTACTTACTACTTATCAAGCCAACCAATTAGGTGATCCTAGTCTCCTCAATGATGATATATTTGGAATAATTGCACTCATTGGTAGTGGCCAAACCAATCAAGCAGTCTTGCTTGATAGTCTCAATTATTTGATAACCAATCAAAGTCCTGATGGAGGATTTGGCTATAGCTTGTCCAGTGGTTCCGATACCAATGATACTGCTTCAGCATTAGTGGCTTTGATCAGTAGCAAACAAGCAGACCTTGCCCATTCTAATCTTGATCTAGCCATCAGTAATGCGGTGACCTACCTGCTGAATAGTCAAAATACAGATGGTGGTTTTGGCTACTTGCCTGGTGACATCTCTGATGGATCTTCAACTACTTGGAACCTGATTGCTCTCAATGCAATTAGCACCAACCAAGATGTTCAAAGTTATCAGGAGCTAGCTAGCCAATGGCTGACTAGCAACCAACTTGGTGATGGCGGCTTTGGCTACCTAGCTGAATATGGATCTGATACCTATACCACCAGCCATGCCATAATTGCTTTGACCGGTAACACTTGGCTTAACCTAAGACCAATCCAATTGAATTGCCCTGATCAACCCATTGATCCAATCCAGCCAGTAGTTGAAGATGTCTCAACAGATTTGCCTAATCCATCTACCCAGGCTGAGGTGGGTGAAGTATTAGGCTACACTCAAGTAACCAGCTTGCCAAGTACTGGCAATTTGAATCCTTTGTCTATAATCATTGTCCTAATTCCACTCGCTGTAATATTAAGAAGAATTACACGTATTGAAACAGCCTAATCGCAATCGATCATTGATGACAAAAAGATTGTTTTCTGCTTTAATTTAGTTGTATGGCAGACCACCT contains the following coding sequences:
- a CDS encoding terpene cyclase/mutase family protein — its product is MQKIINYIITLMATTGLVLVSPSLALASPAVGGTDCQILRSTQYLNTQQSITTGEINGFGGNSDWSSIGLVAAGLDPASFSNQSGPTIIDYLVSNPLDPASSATTIEKRILAINALGQDPQDFYGIDYLDRLLTTYQANQLGDPSLLNDDIFGIIALIGSGQTNQAVLLDSLNYLITNQSPDGGFGYSLSSGSDTNDTASALVALISSKQADLAHSNLDLAISNAVTYLLNSQNTDGGFGYLPGDISDGSSTTWNLIALNAISTNQDVQSYQELASQWLTSNQLGDGGFGYLAEYGSDTYTTSHAIIALTGNTWLNLRPIQLNCPDQPIDPIQPVVEDVSTDLPNPSTQAEVGEVLGYTQVTSLPSTGNLNPLSIIIVLIPLAVILRRITRIETA